The following is a genomic window from Pseudothermotoga thermarum DSM 5069.
GATATAGAAGCGTGTAAAAGTTTGCGTGGGATAGTTTACTGGACGAGCAAAAAACCTCAAGAAGGGATTGAACTTCCAAGTTTTGAAGAAATATCTATCAACAAAGAAGCGTACGCCAAAATGGCAAAAATGCAACTTTATTTGACAGATCCAATGAAAAACATTGTCCTTTACCAAAAGCAAGACACACGCTACGTTGTTCAAAATCCCCCACAGTTTCCGCTTGAACAAGAAGAGTTTGACAAGTTGTATCTGCTTCCCTTCGAAAGAAAGGTACATCCATATTACGAAGCTCAGGGACATGTCCCTGCAATAGACATGATACAGTTTTCCATAACGGCAGTCCGTGGCTGTTATGGTATGTGTTCCTTCTGTGCTTTAACGCACCATCAGGGAACGCATGTTGTTTCAAGAAGTGAAGAATCGATTTTGGAAGAAACCAAGATCTTGACAAAGCACGAAAATTTCAAAGGAACAATCACCGATGTAGGTGGACCTACTGCCAACATGTACGGGGCATTCTGCAAAACAAGAAGCGAAAAAGGTCAGTGTGGAAAATTCTGTCTTCACCCAAATCCTTGCAACCTTTCTTTACCGGATCACGATAGATTTCTTTCACTTTTGGAGAAGGTCAAATCAGTACCAGGTGTAAAGCATGTTTATGTTTCCTCCGGTTTAAGACATGACCTTATACTTCACGATAAAGATTATCTCAACATCATTCGAAGACTTGTCGAATTTACACCGGGTCAGCTGAAACTAGCCCCTGAACATGCTCATCCAGATGTTCTTCGACTTATGAGAAAACCACCTGTTGAACTGTTTTTGAAATTCAAAAAGATTTTCGAAACCGAAGCAAGAAAGATGGGAGAAAAAAGGTACGTGATAGGCTATTTCATAGTCGCCCATCCTGGGGAATCTTTAAAAGAGAACAATTATTTACACGATTTCATAGAAAAACACCTTGGTTATCGTCCACAGCAAATTCAAA
Proteins encoded in this region:
- a CDS encoding YgiQ family radical SAM protein, with product MFLPTTREEMEKLGWKELDIIFVTGDAYVDHPSFGVALLGHYLVSKSYKVGIIAQPDWQSGKDITRLGRPRLFFGVTAGNVDSMVANYTASMKKRKSDEYTPGGVNNRRPDRAVIVYCNLIKRFFPKVPIIIGGIEASLRRFAHYDWWSDKIRKSILVDSKADLLVYGMGEKTLLQIAETLSKTEDIEACKSLRGIVYWTSKKPQEGIELPSFEEISINKEAYAKMAKMQLYLTDPMKNIVLYQKQDTRYVVQNPPQFPLEQEEFDKLYLLPFERKVHPYYEAQGHVPAIDMIQFSITAVRGCYGMCSFCALTHHQGTHVVSRSEESILEETKILTKHENFKGTITDVGGPTANMYGAFCKTRSEKGQCGKFCLHPNPCNLSLPDHDRFLSLLEKVKSVPGVKHVYVSSGLRHDLILHDKDYLNIIRRLVEFTPGQLKLAPEHAHPDVLRLMRKPPVELFLKFKKIFETEARKMGEKRYVIGYFIVAHPGESLKENNYLHDFIEKHLGYRPQQIQIFTPTPGTLSTAMYYTEMDPITGEKFHVEKSLKTRNQMKRNVLFTKEEEV